The genomic interval GGCACGTCCCAGTTGATGCAGGGGCTACTAAAGGTTCCTGTGGCCGTGGAACTGGAGGCCGCAGGCAGGGCGCTCGCTGCTGGCCCCGCCTGAACAGCCGCGCCCTGCACGAACCCCTTGGCAACTTGATTGGGGCGCTCAGGGGTTGGGCGGGGTGAGAGCGAAGAGAAGTACTGGGCTTCTGCTTGCCGCACGGCCCCGACAGTGCCAGTGAACGTGATGGCCTTCTTGTCACCGCCGAGGAGTGTCTTCTCGTGCACCACCGTCACTACGGCCTGGGCCTCTGGCTTCCCGTCCATCTCTCCTCCTGTCGGCACGTCACGTCCCCCGCTCATGCCGACGCCTGCGCGGGGTGGGGAAGGGCGGTAGCTTTGCCGTTGCGGCGTTTGTGGCGCTCCAGAATCTCCTCGTCAGTTAGAGGGTCAGAGATGGCCTCAAAATTCACCTTGCACACTGTCAAGATGTTCTGAATAAGTACGAAGTCGTAGTGGACAGGGTCGGCGCCCTGCTCCCAGCCTATGTAAGCGCTGCGATTCATCTGTATGCGTTCGCAGAACTCACTCAGGTTGTCGAATCCGGCATTGAGTCGCGCTTGGCGCAACTTCTCCCCGGACAGTTTGCGCCGCTTCAGGATTGTCGTCGGCTCCGGCATACGCTTAAGTGTATGCGATGCATACACTCTGATGCAATATGCCCTTATGAGAACGGCGTGGCGTAACAGTTACGGCGTTATTGCTGCGTTAACGGGAAATTTTTTAGCAAAAAGCGCGCTAGAGCGGCTTTTTCGCTTTTCCTAGGCCGTAACATTTTGTATGTATGGCAAACATCTTGTATGTGCGGCATACAAAATCGCGGTCTTATCGCTTACCCTAATGGTGTGCGCACCTACAGGTGCTATTTCCACCGGAGACCTTATGCCTACCGCAGATAAAACCAAAGATCAGAAAACTGCGAAAGATGGGCAGAAAACCCCAATCCATGTCAGGCCTCAGCCTATCCGGCATGACAAAGTCACGAATGACCAGGAACGCCGCGAGATGCTGCTTTGGCTCATCAACACATACGGTGGCAGCGTTGCAGCCGTCGCACGTAACAGCACCATCCAAAGAGTGCACATTGAGCAACTCGTCAGCGGCGCCAAGAACTTGCTGGGCATGCGGGAGGAGACGCTCAATAAACTCTTGACGGTGCTCAATCTGCCGGATACCGAAGCCTGGGAGCTGCTCAACATCCCGTTGGACATTCGCAAGAAGTGGCGCACGCTGCGGCCACCGCCAATGGGCCACGGCAACGAAGATACGAACTTGTCGCTGATTACTCTCGATCAGCCGTTGGCTGGCGACATTTCCGTACCTGCTGGTTACCGAATCAGGATTGACAGGACTGTTACTGATCAGGGCGTGATTGTTGCTCGGTTGTCCGGCCGTTACTACGCCACAAGGCCGGACGCCGTGCCCGCGTCAGCTGACGTGCTCGGCAGGCTGATTACTATCGACATGCTGAACCAAGACGAGCGGCGAGCGGCCGAATCTATGAGCAGCCAAGGCGGTCTGAGCTAGCAATAGATCAGCGGCACTTGGGAAAACCGCATACCACAGGCCTTCTTCGTCAATTTCAAGTTCATGCTGCAAGGCGCCGAAACACGAAAACTCATCTGTACGCAAAGGTGAAGTCAGCCTGAACATGCATGCGTCTCCTATCGATGAACTCATCATAGGAGACGCAACCGTTTTGTGGTAGTGAGAATGCCAACCGAATCTAACAGCCCATGCAGGGCTTCACAACGCCGCCACCGTTGCCGCCTCCATCGGCCAGTGCTACGGGTGCGAGGGCGAACACGAGGGCCAACAG from Deinococcus betulae carries:
- a CDS encoding helix-turn-helix domain-containing protein — encoded protein: MPEPTTILKRRKLSGEKLRQARLNAGFDNLSEFCERIQMNRSAYIGWEQGADPVHYDFVLIQNILTVCKVNFEAISDPLTDEEILERHKRRNGKATALPHPAQASA